A window of Paenibacillus polygoni contains these coding sequences:
- the scfA gene encoding six-cysteine ranthipeptide SCIFF, whose amino-acid sequence MKRIVTLSTRRLMDTEKYGGCGACQTSCQSACKTSCGVANQRCENPMNK is encoded by the coding sequence ATGAAAAGAATTGTAACACTAAGTACTCGCAGACTAATGGATACTGAAAAATACGGCGGATGCGGCGCTTGCCAAACCTCTTGCCAATCCGCTTGCAAGACTTCTTGCGGGGTTGCTAACCAGCGTTGTGAAAACCCAATGAACAAGTAA
- a CDS encoding Dyp-type peroxidase: MNVIDTEQKELNYDDIQGIVLQERPTPYVGTYVLLSIDHLQDGKAMLQRLLDEVTSAGEWSKPHEGAWVNVGFTFRGLQKLGVPQDSLNSFDKEFREGMAARAAKLGDVNESSPEHWEDPLGTDKVDVALALFASTEEALHQAEEAAHRIHSDLRGISVIYRLEVGMNPDGRTHLGFMDGISNPRIQGNHIPNAVGQEDEIKAGEFLFGYVNESGTVTKGPEPVELGHNGCYLSLRKLHMRVAAFRRYLREHADHRDDEELLAAKMVGRWPSGAPLSLAPETDDPALGEDIHRRNAFTYADDPKGFKCPVSSHIRRAFPRDSLQDFVVNVNIHRLLRRSTMYGPVLPEGVMEDDGQDRGIIFAGICSSLSRQFEFIKTDWLNGGNFAGISTEKDPITGKNEGEGIFTIPDKPIRHRVKELPSFSITKGGEYFFIPSMTAIRWMVELD, encoded by the coding sequence GTGAACGTCATAGACACAGAACAAAAAGAACTAAATTACGATGACATTCAAGGAATCGTTTTACAAGAACGGCCAACCCCTTATGTAGGAACTTATGTACTGTTATCCATCGACCACCTGCAGGATGGGAAAGCGATGCTGCAGCGGCTTCTCGATGAAGTAACATCAGCTGGAGAGTGGAGTAAACCTCACGAAGGTGCTTGGGTCAATGTTGGTTTTACTTTTCGCGGGCTGCAGAAGCTAGGGGTTCCTCAGGATTCGTTAAACAGTTTCGACAAAGAGTTCCGGGAGGGCATGGCTGCCCGGGCCGCAAAGCTAGGCGATGTGAACGAAAGCAGCCCGGAACACTGGGAAGACCCGCTCGGTACTGACAAAGTTGACGTGGCGCTTGCTCTGTTTGCGTCTACTGAGGAAGCGCTCCATCAGGCAGAAGAAGCAGCTCATCGAATTCATAGCGACTTACGGGGTATATCGGTTATTTACAGGCTTGAGGTCGGTATGAATCCTGACGGTCGTACGCACCTTGGCTTCATGGATGGAATTAGCAACCCGAGAATCCAAGGAAATCATATACCGAATGCGGTGGGACAGGAAGATGAGATTAAAGCCGGTGAATTCCTGTTCGGATATGTAAACGAATCCGGTACCGTAACCAAGGGCCCGGAACCGGTAGAACTGGGTCATAACGGTTGTTACCTCAGTCTTCGTAAACTCCATATGAGAGTTGCGGCTTTTCGCCGTTATTTGCGGGAGCATGCCGATCATCGGGATGATGAAGAACTTTTGGCTGCAAAAATGGTGGGTAGATGGCCAAGTGGTGCCCCTTTAAGTCTGGCCCCGGAAACGGATGATCCAGCACTCGGGGAAGATATCCACCGCAGAAATGCATTTACGTATGCGGATGATCCGAAAGGTTTCAAATGTCCGGTAAGCTCGCATATTCGGCGTGCTTTTCCACGGGACAGTTTGCAAGATTTTGTAGTTAATGTGAACATTCATCGGCTGCTTCGGCGGTCGACAATGTATGGTCCTGTACTGCCCGAAGGGGTCATGGAGGATGACGGACAGGATAGAGGAATTATTTTTGCAGGAATATGTAGCTCATTGTCTCGGCAGTTCGAATTTATCAAAACGGATTGGTTAAATGGAGGCAATTTCGCCGGCATATCAACCGAAAAAGACCCGATTACCGGAAAAAATGAAGGGGAAGGGATATTTACGATTCCAGACAAGCCTATTCGTCACCGAGTAAAGGAACTTCCCAGTTTCTCCATTACTAAGGGCGGCGAGTACTTTTTCATTCCCAGTATGACGGCAATACGGTGGATGGTGGAGCTGGATTAA